Proteins from one Nitrobacteraceae bacterium AZCC 2146 genomic window:
- a CDS encoding molybdopterin molybdotransferase (product_source=KO:K03750; cath_funfam=2.170.190.11,2.40.340.10,3.40.980.10; cog=COG0303; ko=KO:K03750; pfam=PF00994,PF03453,PF03454; superfamily=53218,63867,63882; tigrfam=TIGR00177): MANTASALDCDDGSKGDAKRPRPLLSLNDAIDIASSFSRAVERTEVIPLAEVNGRELSCDVAAHHDLPLFDQSAMDGYALSGDAETYELSPLAGTRAGDRPGFVYPGQAMKIATGGFMPAGADRVALQEHTVQRNGKLIVKGPLERGSNIRLRGEDVQKDDSILPKGSRLDPQKIALLAAQGVGRVEVRGRPRVAVISSGDELRQPGDVLRAGNIYDSNRPMLLALAEKAGAAVTDAGCVADDVQAVANAIARLSQSNDFVLLSGGSSHGDADMTRAALLCAGAAAEELKIAIKPGKPAVVGRLGGASVLGVPGNPFAAFVSWLTLGRSMLGIMLGIPSELLSRARKLPVSNTLQRRPGRTEFVPARIVWDESEERLEFLGRGGSARLLPLSRADGLAWVEADRGSVQAGERVRFIPF, encoded by the coding sequence ATGGCTAATACAGCAAGCGCGCTTGATTGCGATGATGGATCGAAAGGGGACGCCAAGCGTCCTCGGCCACTGCTGTCGCTGAACGATGCCATTGATATCGCCAGTTCGTTTTCTAGGGCAGTTGAGCGAACCGAAGTTATCCCCCTTGCGGAAGTAAATGGCCGTGAACTCAGCTGCGACGTGGCAGCTCACCACGACCTTCCCCTGTTTGATCAATCGGCGATGGACGGTTATGCGCTGTCAGGAGACGCCGAAACCTACGAATTGTCTCCCTTGGCTGGCACGCGTGCGGGTGATCGTCCCGGCTTTGTCTATCCAGGCCAAGCGATGAAGATCGCAACGGGGGGCTTCATGCCCGCTGGAGCCGATCGCGTTGCGCTCCAGGAGCATACGGTCCAGCGAAACGGAAAGCTCATTGTAAAAGGACCCCTGGAGCGAGGCTCCAATATCCGCTTGCGCGGGGAAGACGTCCAAAAAGACGATTCTATTCTGCCAAAGGGATCGAGGTTGGATCCGCAGAAGATCGCATTGCTCGCCGCCCAAGGGGTGGGGCGTGTCGAGGTGCGCGGCAGGCCACGGGTGGCCGTGATCTCTTCTGGCGATGAGCTTCGTCAGCCTGGCGATGTTCTTCGCGCCGGCAACATTTACGACAGCAATAGGCCCATGCTCCTTGCATTAGCGGAGAAAGCCGGCGCCGCGGTCACCGATGCCGGATGTGTGGCCGATGATGTGCAGGCTGTTGCCAACGCCATCGCGAGACTGTCGCAATCAAACGATTTTGTCCTCCTCAGCGGAGGCTCATCTCATGGAGATGCGGATATGACGCGTGCGGCGCTACTTTGCGCGGGTGCCGCCGCCGAAGAGCTCAAGATTGCAATCAAGCCGGGCAAACCGGCAGTCGTTGGCAGATTGGGCGGAGCTTCGGTACTGGGTGTTCCCGGCAATCCTTTCGCGGCGTTCGTCTCTTGGCTCACTTTGGGCCGGTCGATGTTGGGTATTATGCTTGGAATTCCCTCCGAACTGTTATCGAGAGCTCGCAAACTCCCGGTTTCCAATACGCTTCAGCGACGGCCCGGGAGAACCGAATTCGTGCCGGCCAGAATCGTTTGGGACGAAAGCGAAGAGAGACTTGAGTTTCTTGGCCGTGGTGGATCTGCACGCCTATTGCCTCTTTCCCGAGCGGATGGTCTTGCTTGGGTTGAAGCGGATCGCGGCAGCGTTCAAGCGGGTGAACGCGTTCGCTTCATTCCATTCTGA
- a CDS encoding DNA-binding MarR family transcriptional regulator (product_source=COG1846; cath_funfam=1.10.10.10; cog=COG1846; pfam=PF12802; smart=SM00347; superfamily=46785), whose amino-acid sequence MTATYDEALAPAGVNVAQFGLLRMLNRAGPTALTELGRLTELDRSTIGRNVKVLERMGLVAPRRGSDQRELLVALTKGGRRALTIGEPLWDQAQKNVEARLGMGVAGKFRELLHSL is encoded by the coding sequence TTGACGGCCACCTACGACGAGGCGCTCGCGCCCGCCGGCGTTAACGTTGCGCAATTCGGGTTGCTGCGAATGCTCAACCGGGCGGGTCCGACGGCGCTCACGGAGCTTGGACGATTGACCGAGCTTGATCGCTCAACCATTGGAAGAAACGTAAAAGTCTTGGAGCGGATGGGCCTGGTAGCGCCGCGCCGGGGCAGTGATCAACGCGAACTCCTGGTGGCTTTGACCAAGGGGGGGCGACGCGCATTGACGATCGGCGAGCCCTTATGGGATCAGGCTCAGAAAAACGTGGAAGCTCGACTCGGTATGGGTGTCGCTGGCAAATTCAGGGAATTGCTGCATAGCCTGTAA
- a CDS encoding DNA-binding transcriptional LysR family regulator (product_source=COG0583; cath_funfam=1.10.10.10,3.40.190.10; cog=COG0583; pfam=PF00126,PF03466; superfamily=46785,53850), producing the protein MIDNLKALAAVIDNKSLTKAATRLCLTQSAISRRIQQLEEALGGTLLDRTQRPPSSTALGQHVYEQSLPILRAVDDLMKITRKDAAPTGTLRFGMSQAIGDVILADAVEQLSGEFPTLDVRVRAGWGDSLAAQVGAGDLDAAIVMLPAGTRPTAPLIGRTIAIVDVAIVQSRRRPRVRQAVALADLAKQDWILNPIGCGYRAELESAMKERYGSLRVAVDTYGTEIQLRMIASGLGLGLAPRGVLRASASRDEIAIVDASGFAMQLDIWLIHLREFGNLGRAIERLTAMVADGFARYAAA; encoded by the coding sequence ATGATCGATAACCTCAAAGCCTTAGCGGCGGTCATCGACAACAAGTCGCTGACCAAGGCGGCGACGCGGCTATGCCTGACGCAGTCCGCCATCTCGCGCCGCATTCAGCAACTCGAGGAGGCGCTCGGCGGCACGCTACTGGACCGGACCCAGCGGCCGCCCAGTTCGACCGCACTCGGCCAGCACGTCTATGAACAATCGCTGCCGATCCTGCGCGCGGTCGACGACCTGATGAAGATCACGCGGAAGGATGCGGCGCCGACCGGCACATTGCGGTTCGGCATGTCGCAGGCGATCGGCGATGTTATTCTGGCCGACGCGGTCGAGCAGCTGTCGGGGGAGTTCCCGACCCTCGACGTTCGCGTGCGCGCCGGCTGGGGCGACAGCCTGGCTGCCCAGGTCGGCGCCGGCGATCTGGATGCCGCCATCGTTATGCTGCCGGCCGGCACCCGGCCGACAGCGCCGCTGATCGGGCGGACCATCGCCATCGTCGATGTGGCGATCGTGCAGAGCCGCCGGCGCCCGCGCGTGCGTCAGGCAGTTGCACTTGCTGACTTGGCGAAGCAGGACTGGATCTTGAACCCGATCGGCTGCGGCTACCGCGCCGAGCTGGAGAGCGCCATGAAAGAGCGCTACGGCAGTCTGCGTGTCGCGGTCGACACCTACGGCACGGAGATCCAGCTGCGCATGATCGCGTCCGGCCTGGGGCTTGGCCTGGCGCCGCGCGGCGTGCTGCGGGCCAGCGCCAGCCGCGACGAAATCGCGATCGTGGATGCAAGCGGTTTCGCCATGCAGCTCGATATCTGGCTGATCCACCTGAGGGAGTTCGGCAATCTGGGGCGCGCGATTGAGAGGTTGACGGCGATGGTGGCTGACGGCTTCGCCCGCTACGCCGCCGCTTAG
- a CDS encoding protease I (product_source=KO:K05520; cath_funfam=3.40.50.880; cog=COG0693; ko=KO:K05520; pfam=PF01965; superfamily=52317; tigrfam=TIGR01382), producing MTKTISSLRALLNVEASASLPKLSNAQMLDAPENSAIRDIWVLPPDNPNLHAGRKVAVVATDGVEEIELTTVLHYFRSRGAQVDLIAPKKPSYPAFHGLQIPDMRETHIMTITFIATGGWIRFDRHLEDASAKDYDVVIIPGGVWNPDTLRNDAKAIGFVQAAAAAGKIVAAICHGPWVLSDAGLTRGKRATGWWSIKPDLENAGATFIDEPAVTDGKIVTARAPIDLAAFVHAIDDLLVAA from the coding sequence ATGACCAAGACTATTTCATCACTGAGGGCACTTCTCAACGTCGAGGCGTCAGCTTCGCTGCCCAAGCTCTCCAACGCGCAGATGCTCGACGCACCGGAAAACAGCGCGATCCGCGATATCTGGGTGTTGCCGCCCGACAACCCCAACCTCCATGCCGGACGGAAGGTCGCCGTCGTCGCTACTGACGGCGTCGAGGAGATCGAGCTGACCACCGTCCTGCACTATTTCCGGTCGCGCGGTGCGCAGGTCGACTTGATCGCGCCCAAGAAGCCCAGCTACCCGGCTTTCCATGGCCTCCAGATTCCCGACATGCGTGAAACCCACATCATGACGATTACCTTTATCGCTACCGGCGGCTGGATCCGGTTCGATCGGCATCTAGAGGACGCCTCCGCCAAAGACTATGATGTCGTGATCATTCCGGGCGGCGTTTGGAATCCCGATACGCTGCGCAACGATGCCAAGGCCATTGGGTTCGTTCAGGCGGCGGCGGCGGCCGGCAAGATCGTCGCTGCGATCTGCCACGGCCCATGGGTCCTTTCGGATGCCGGACTGACTCGCGGCAAGCGCGCCACCGGCTGGTGGAGTATCAAGCCGGACCTGGAAAATGCAGGCGCGACCTTTATCGATGAACCCGCGGTCACCGACGGCAAGATCGTCACTGCGCGCGCGCCCATCGATCTGGCGGCATTCGTCCACGCGATCGATGACTTGCTCGTAGCGGCGTGA
- a CDS encoding NAD(P)-dependent dehydrogenase (short-subunit alcohol dehydrogenase family) (product_source=COG1028; cath_funfam=3.40.50.720; cog=COG1028; pfam=PF13561; superfamily=51735), with product MPKLDGKIAVITGGSSGIGLATAKVFVKEGARVYITGRRQAELDAAAAVLGASAKAVQGDVAKPADLDRLYDQIRDEVGRLDIVFANAGGVIPAPLGSLTEEHIDYHLDTHVKGVIWTVQKALPLMGPGGSIILSASIVASKGWADWSVYSASKAAVRSFARTWSSDLRGRGIRVNAVSPGVIPTPAHENAAASPDALNSFMEYAASITPLARTGTVEEVAKAVAFLASDDSSFIAASEIFVDGGIAQI from the coding sequence ATGCCGAAACTCGATGGAAAGATCGCTGTCATCACTGGAGGAAGCTCTGGAATCGGCCTGGCGACAGCTAAGGTTTTCGTGAAGGAAGGCGCGCGGGTTTACATCACGGGCCGCAGGCAGGCAGAACTCGATGCCGCCGCGGCTGTTCTTGGAGCGAGTGCTAAGGCCGTCCAGGGCGACGTCGCCAAACCGGCCGATCTCGACCGACTCTATGACCAAATTCGCGATGAAGTGGGGCGCCTCGATATCGTTTTTGCCAATGCCGGTGGCGTGATTCCGGCCCCGCTCGGCAGCCTGACGGAGGAGCACATCGACTATCATCTAGACACGCATGTAAAAGGCGTGATCTGGACTGTCCAGAAGGCTCTGCCTCTGATGGGACCGGGCGGCTCGATCATCTTGAGCGCCTCGATCGTCGCCTCAAAAGGCTGGGCCGATTGGAGCGTCTACAGCGCCTCAAAGGCAGCGGTCCGCAGCTTCGCTCGGACATGGTCGTCGGATTTGCGGGGCCGGGGCATCCGGGTCAACGCGGTCAGCCCTGGTGTGATCCCGACACCCGCACACGAAAACGCCGCCGCCAGCCCTGACGCGCTGAACAGCTTCATGGAATACGCGGCAAGCATAACGCCCCTTGCCCGAACGGGAACCGTTGAGGAGGTTGCGAAGGCCGTCGCCTTCCTGGCCTCCGACGACAGCAGCTTCATCGCGGCCAGCGAGATATTCGTCGATGGCGGCATAGCCCAGATCTGA
- a CDS encoding phenylpyruvate tautomerase PptA (4-oxalocrotonate tautomerase family) (product_source=COG1942; cath_funfam=3.30.429.10; cog=COG1942; pfam=PF14552; superfamily=55331) — MKQAYTREKEETMPLVKINLRRNRDQQAKKGIAEAVQAALVAVMGIPNEDLYQLINEYEPENFIHTDEYLGLKYSANLLMIEIAFIHGRSDELKKALLKDINKRLVATGLVKEDDAFVVISEVGRANVSFGKGLAQRAE; from the coding sequence ATGAAGCAGGCATATACCCGTGAAAAGGAAGAGACGATGCCACTTGTCAAAATCAATCTGAGAAGAAACCGCGACCAGCAGGCCAAGAAGGGCATCGCTGAGGCAGTACAGGCGGCCTTGGTGGCCGTGATGGGAATTCCGAACGAGGATCTTTATCAGCTAATAAATGAGTACGAGCCTGAGAACTTCATTCATACCGATGAATACCTGGGTCTAAAATATTCAGCCAACCTTCTGATGATCGAGATTGCGTTCATCCACGGCCGGTCGGACGAACTTAAGAAGGCGCTTCTGAAAGACATCAACAAGCGGCTTGTAGCGACCGGTCTCGTCAAAGAAGACGACGCCTTTGTGGTGATTTCCGAGGTAGGTCGAGCGAACGTTTCTTTCGGTAAGGGCTTGGCGCAGCGGGCAGAGTAA
- a CDS encoding DNA-binding HxlR family transcriptional regulator (product_source=COG1733; cath_funfam=1.10.10.10; cog=COG1733; pfam=PF01638; superfamily=46785), which translates to MKRKSLSEDKCPVARSLDIIGDWWALLIVRDALAGVTRFNDFGRSLGAAKNSLSTRLRALVDQGILEIRPASDGSAYQEYALTSKGRALAPVLIGLAQWGTAHAFKPGDPMSSFVDKKNKRSLKKIELKSSDGSVLRTSDIQWLSGLD; encoded by the coding sequence GTGAAGCGCAAGAGTCTGAGTGAGGACAAGTGCCCGGTTGCCCGAAGTCTCGACATCATCGGCGACTGGTGGGCGCTTCTTATCGTCCGCGACGCTCTGGCCGGCGTGACCAGATTTAACGACTTTGGGCGCAGCCTTGGCGCGGCCAAGAACAGTCTCAGCACTCGGCTGAGGGCGCTGGTCGACCAGGGGATTTTGGAAATCCGTCCGGCATCGGACGGAAGCGCTTACCAAGAATACGCGCTGACCTCGAAGGGGCGCGCGCTGGCGCCGGTGCTGATAGGTTTGGCGCAATGGGGCACCGCACACGCCTTCAAACCCGGAGACCCCATGTCTTCGTTTGTTGACAAGAAGAACAAGCGCTCACTCAAAAAAATAGAGCTCAAGTCATCAGACGGAAGCGTGTTGCGGACCAGCGATATTCAGTGGCTTTCGGGCCTGGATTGA